The window AAACCAAATAAAACAAATAACATCTCAGATAAAAAAGAAGAAAACAGTTTTTGTAGAAACATCCCAAAAGGGATTCTGGACACCTGCACAAGGGTCATTACTCTTTGAAGCCATTGACCTAGCAGGGGGAATAAACATCGTCAAAGATGCCAAACCTTCTATCCCCAATCAACCTCAAGTAAGGTATGGATTTTCGCATATCGAACGTAACCAAGAGGTCATCGATGTCTATTTTACGCTACAAGGTGTACGGGATGGTGGGGGAAGTATTATTTCCATCAACCAGCAGGACAAGTTCAGACAAGTAAAAGCAATACGTGAAGGTGAAGTTTATGAATTGCTTCATCCTCTGGTTAATCAATATACCTTTCGTTATGTGAAAGGGGTAAGGGATATGGCAAGGATTCTCTATCCAGAAGTGATGATTGACGAGACGAAGGTTAGCAATGATATACCGTTAACACGTGAAGTCTTTAGCCATATTGTATACAATCAACGAAGGCTTCAAATGTTTACCATAACAGGAAGTGACTATTACGACGTAAAGAAACACCTGCATACTTATGGGAAATACCTAGATGTGACAGAGCAGGATGCAGATTTTGACCAGATAGAGACTGTTTCCATGCGTGGTTACTTATTACCCAAACGCGATAAGACGGGAAATGAAACTTTCGGTAGGCATGATGCTGTAACAAGATCAGATATAGCACATTTTATCTATATCATTAAGGATTTGACTGGTCAGAAGGATTTTAAAACCATTAAAGATATTAAAGGGCATAACCAAGAGCTGATGATAAATAAAGTAGTTGCCCATGGTGAGATGCAACTCATGGATGGTTATTTTAAGCCAGATGACCCTTATACAGTGGAAGCCCTTTATAGTCTATTGGAGAGACTGAGGGATTTCTAATAACGTTCATGTCATCATGGTATAGAAGTGAACGTTCATAACCCATATATGAAAGAGGGACAGCGATGATTAAGACCAGAGATCTCATAAAAAAATACGATAAAAACCCTGCGGTTAACGGGTTGAATTTAGATATTGAAGCTGGAACCTTTTATGGCTTACTTGGACCAAACGGTGCAGGTAAGACCACCACCATTAAAATGTTGTCCACCCTATTGCCACCCACTTCTGGTGATATGCATATCATGAATGAAAGGGTTAAAAGAGGGCAGAAGCATATACAAGCTCAGATAGGTGTTGTACCACAGCATTATAGCCTGCAAAGGGAGTTTACGGTTTATGAAACCCTCATTCACCATGGTATGCTCCAGAGCATGCAGCGAAAAGAGATGAAAACACGTATAGAAGAATTGCTAATCTTTGCCAAATTGGATCAAGATGCCCATAAGTTAGTGGCTAAGCTGTCAGGGGGTAACAAAAGAAAGCTCATGATTATTCGTGCTGTGATGCACCGTCCGAAGATTTTATTCTTAGATGAGCCAACAGTAGGATTGGATGCTGCTATTCGTCGAAGCATATGGGACTTATTAAAATATCTAAAAAGCGAGGGGTTAACGATTATCTTAACCACCCATTATATAGAAGAAGCCAGGGTACTATGTGATCGCATCGGTATGATGACCCATGGTAAAATTGTCATAGAAAACACGCCCCATGAACTGTTAAAAGATGTACAAGCTTATGTAGTGGAAGTATTTGATGGTCAAAAAACACACTATGCCTATTTTAATACAAGAGAAGAGGCCACAGCATATTCCCATAAGCAAGTGGATGATGTGCTAATAAGAAGGTCCAATCTGGAAGATGTTTATGTGAAATATACGAAGGAAAAGGTGGAAGCATTATGAGGGTTTTCAAAGAGTTGTATCCCATTATATGGGATGAATGGGTTATTTTCAAAAGAAACTTTATGAAAATTACCATCAGTGCCATTATCAGTCCCTTACTTTATATGATTGCTTTTGGCTTAGGGATAGGCGGAGGATATTCTTTATCTGGTGTCACTTACATGAAATTTTTAATTCCAGGTATCGTGGCTCTGACTACCATGAATGCCAGTTATAAAGCCATTTCTGTTAAGCTTATTACCAACCGGGTTTATGATCAGACTTTTGAGCAATACTTGATAGCCCCTATATCCATTTTTAGCTTTTGTATAGGAAAAGCCATAGCCGGTGCTTTAAGGGGGATGTACGCAGGTATGTTAGTCCTTAGTATTGCAGCTGTATTTGGTATTTCCTTGAATGTCACAGGAAGTTTTCTTTTACTGATGTTCTTAAATGGTCTGACCTTTGCTTCATTAGGTATGCTGGGAGCACTGGTAGCTAAATCCCATGCAGATATGAACCGTTTTGGCAGTTATGTGATATTACCCATGACTTTTTTGTGTGGTACGTTCTTTTCAACAGACTATTTACCGGATTTTATGCGTAAAGTTATCCACTTACTGCCTTTAACCCATATGTCAACCATGTTAAGGGCCATTGCTACATATGATACGTATTATGTAGCCAATATTTTAGGTGTGGTGGTGTATTGTATTATTTTTTTAACCATGTCTTATCGTATCTGTTTAAAAATAGCGACTTAAGACATGTGGAAATAGAGTAAAACGGGCAGTGACAACCCTAACGTGCAGATGCTAAGCGGCACAATAATTTGTCCAGACGCCATAAAATACTGACAAAAAAGAAGGAAATGAAGAGGGCTATTCATCTTGATAGGATAGAGATGATAGACTACCCAATAAGGAGAAAAAACATGAAGAAATTAATCAGTTGTATGTTGGTCATTATGATGATATTAAGTGTAGCAGGTTGTGGTCAATCCGATGCAAAAAAGAAGGATGAAGACAGCAATCAAAACGTAACAACTCATGCTGATGCAGAAACAACAGAAGGACAAACAGGAGATTCAACAGAAGATATGACAGAACAAGCAAACCCATCAAACGGTACGAATCTCTATCCTGATTTCATAATAGAAGAAACAGAAACCACCATTACATACGTGGATAAATTCGGTACAGAGACCATGGTTACAAAAAAACCTGAGAAAGTGGTCATTGCCTTTAACTCTATTCTAGGTTTATGGTATTATGCAGGTGGTACGTCTTTAACCAAAGTAAAAGGCTCTACTAACGTTCCAGAAGAAGCCAAAGACCTGATGGATTTAGGAAGTTCAAGAAGTGTCAGTTTAGAAGCCATCATTGCCCTAGAACCAGACTTAGTGATTCTAGCTGCCAATGTGGAAGGTCAAGTGGCGTTAGCGCCTACATTAAAGGAAAGCGGCATTGAAGCCATGATTATCGATACATCCATTAATGCCTATGAACGATTTAAGGAAAATGCGTATCTTTTTAGCAAGATTAATGGTACAGAAGAAGCCTATGATACAAAAGTACAAGCCATTATCACAGAGATTGATGGCATTATTGAAAAAGCCCAAGCAGTAGAAACTAAGTCAAGGGTAGCTGCCATGTTTGCAACGTCTAAGAGCATGAGTTTGGATTCTGATATGGCACTTACAGGTGAGATGATTTATGCACTTGGCGGGGAGAATATTTTAAATGCCTCCGATGTTAAGGTAGAAGGGGAGTCCAGAGTGCCTTTTAGTATTGAAGCCCTCATTACCCAGAATCCAGAAATTATCATGATATCCACTATGGGAGATATTGAGGGCGTAAAAGAAAATGTTAATAAAATGATTGACGAAAACCCTGCATGGAACCAAGTGCATGCTGTTGAGAATAACCGAGTATATTACTTACCAAAAGAATACTCCGTCTATAAACCCAATGAGAAATACGCAGAAGCTTTTACACATATTGCGAAGCTTCTATACCCAGATGTATTTGGTGAATAAGGATGAAAGCCATGACCTCTTTAGCCCAACAGGATGAACAAAAAAATAGACGTTATAAGCTCAGTATATTAGGGATACTTTTTGTGTTTCTCTTTGTTAGTGTCATCCTTAGTATAACTCTTGGAGCTACGCATATACCGCTGAAGAAGGCCTTTCAAGCACTGTTTGTGGAGAAGGATGGGTTAACTTATCACATTATTATGAACATCCGTATGCCTCGAACACTGGTTGGGATGTTAGTGGGCATAAGTTTATCCCTATCTGGAGCCATATTACAGGGTATTATGCGTAATTCCCTTGCTTCACCTAATATTATCGGGGTGTCAAGCGGGGCAGGATTAGCTGCAACCATATGTATCGTGCTCTTACCAGCTTATGTGAACTTAACCCCAATTGCCGCTTTTATCGGTGCTTTTTTAACCACCATGATTATCTATTCTTTATCCTATAAGAATGGAGTGCGGCCTTTACGGATGGTGTTAGCAGGGGTGGCTATATCTTCTTTGGTGAGTGCCTTGATTAATTTGATTTTGATCTTTTTTCCAGATCGGGTATCGGATACTTTAAGCTTTACCATTGGCAGTTTGAACCTTGCATTATGGTCAGATTTCTATCGGCTGCTGCCTTATGTGATTGTTGGTTTCATTTTATGTTTATTAAATGCTCGAAAGATCAATGTGCTTATGTTAGGGGATGAAATCGCTACATCATTAGGGGTACATGTGGAAAGAAGCCGTTTCTTCTTTATTGCATTAGCTTCGTTACTCGCTGCAAGCAGTATCAGTGTGGTGGGTCTTCTAGGTTTTGTAGGGCTGATTGTGCCGCATATTGTGAAGCTGTTGATTGGCTCCAATTATCGCTATGTGTATGTGGGTGTCACTTTTTTTGGAGGGGGCATTGTCATATTCTGTGACACCATTGCTCGTGTTATTGCTGCACCTATGGAGATTCCTGTGGGGATCAACATGGCTATATTAGGGGTTCCATTTTTCCTATATCTCTTAAGAGGGAGGATTGCTCATGATTAACATAACAAAACTGCATGTTCAGTATGACAAGCATGTTGCTCTTCAAGACGTTTCTTTTCATATAGCAGAAGAGAAAATTACCACCATCATCGGTCCCAATGGTTGTGGAAAAAGTACATTGCTAAAAGCCATGAGTAAGAATCTCAAGTACCAGAAGGGCAGGATTGAAATCGGAGGAAAGAATCTAAGTCATTATTCGCCTAAAAAGCTGGCAAAATCATTAGCCATACTGCCTCAGAATCCCAAAGTTCCAGCAGATTTCACCGTGCACGAATTGGTCAGTTTTGGCAGGTATCCTTTTATTTCCTTTGGCAAGCGGATGAAACAGAAAGATTATGATATGATGGCATGGGCATTGGATAAAACAGACATGACCACCATGAAAGGACGGATGGTATCCACCTTATCAGGAGGGGAACGCCAACGGGCATGGATTGCTATGGCTCTTGCGCAAGAACCTCGCATACTCTTACTGGATGAGCCAACCACCTACCTGGATATTGCCCACCAATTTGATGTGCTCGAACTCATTAAGAGCATACAAGAAAAAACGGGCATCACCATTGTGATGGTACTCCATGATATTAACCAAGCAGCCAGGTATTCTCATGACATCGTTGTCATGAAAAAAGGTGCTATCGTAAAACAAGGATCACCCAAGGACATTATCAATGAAGATACCATGGAAGGGGTCTTTCGTCTAAAAGGAAATTTTATAAAAGGCAGTCGTTACCCTCATTTTATTCCTTTGGAAAGCAAGCGACAAGCATGAAAGAGGTGGGAGCATGAAGAAAATTATGATAGCAGGCACCAAAAGCGGTGTAGGCAAGACAACCCTTACCATGGGTATTTTAGCGGCTCTGGCTAAGCGTATGCATGTCCAGCCCTACAAGGTTGGACCGGATTACATTGACCCTGCTTTTCATACCCAGATTACAGGACGATTCTGCCGTAACTTGGATTCCTATATATTGGAAGAAGAAGTGATTAAATACCTGTTTCAGCAGAGCAGTAACAATGCCGATATAGCTGTTATTGAGGGTGTTATGGGGTTGTTTGATGGAAAAGAAGTAGGCTCAGATGTGGGAACCAGTGCATCCATTGCTAAGCTGTTAAAGACACCTGTTATTTTGGTTGTGGATGGCAGTAAGGTAGCCTCATCCATCGCGGCAACGGTTAAGGGGTTTGCTGCTTTTGACAAGGATGTAACCATAGCAGGTGTTATTTTGAACAATGTAGGCAGCGCTGCCCATTATGAACTATTAAGAGACGCCATTATGTATCATACAGATGTAATACCTTGTGGCTATTTGATTAAGAACGCAGATGTATCCTTACCCGAACGGCATCTGGGGTTAGTACCCCATCTTGAGATGAGTGGTTTAGATAAGGTGTATCATCAGTTAGCCACAGCCATTGAAGCTACCATTGATTTGGATAAAATATTGGAGATCGGGACCATGGCAGAAGCCTGTGTAACCCGTTATGAACCGCCAGTGTATGAAGGGTCTAATGTACGGGTGGCTATTGCCAAGGATAAAGCTTTTCATTTTTATTATCAGGACAGTCTGGATTACTTAAGGGACAAGTTAAATGTAGAGCTTGTACCTTTTAGTCCCCTTGAAGATAAGCAGTTACCAGAAGGTATTCATGGCTTGATACTAGGCGGTGGTTTTCCAGAGATGTTTGCTGAGGATTTATCCAAGAATATACCCATGTTAGAAGCCATTTACCATGCCTTAGATAAGGGACTGCCTTATGTAGCGGAATGTGGTGGTTTAATGTACCTTTGTGATGAGCTGGTAGACCTAGAAGGCACACAGCATAACATGGTTGGCTGGTTAAAAGGCTATACTACCATGGAAAAGCGGCTGCAACGTTTTGGCTATGGAAAGCTCACCCTTAAGGATTCTTGTATCTACGGCCAAGCAGGAGATCATATACGGATTCATGAATTTCACCGTTCGAAAGCCTATATTGGGGAACCCCAGGTATATGCAGTAGAAAAATCAAGACTTGGTCAAACAATACGGCAATGGACTTGCGGCTATGCAAAAAAGAACGGTGTAGCAGCGTATGCGCATCTGCACTATTACAGTAACTTGAATTTTGCCAAGCATTTTATAGAAACATGTAGACAGTATAAGGAAGGAGGCTATTCCCATGGAATACATTAAGAATCCTATGGCTATTGAAGAAGGCAGTATGCAGATTATTGAATCCGAAATGACAGCACCTGAGGATTTTACCTCTGACGCATTAAAGGTCATTAAAAGAGTTATTCATACAACGGCGGATTTTGAATACGAATCCCTGATTCGATTTTCAGGGGATCCCATTGAAAAGGGTATACAACACATTAAAAGAGGATGTAAGATCTATGGTGATACCAACATGATAACAGTGGGGGTTAATCGTGTACTTTTACAAGCATATGGCTGTACCATGGTCAACTATGTCCATGATGAAGACGTGAAAGCACAAGCCCTTGAAAAAGGCATTACACGGTCCATGGTAGCCATGGAAAAAGCTTTTTATGACAAAGAGATTGGCATCTATCTTATAGGTAATGCACCCACAGCACTCATCAAACTTCTTGAGCTCATTGACAAACAAGGTCATTTTGATGGGTTAATTGTAGGGGTTCCCGTAGGTTTCGTTGGCGCTAAGGAATCCAAAGAATTACTTATGGAAAGGGATATACCGTATATTAGCATTAAAGGCAGAAAAGGCGGCAGTCCAGTAGCCGTGGCTATGATGAACGCCATCTTAAAGATAGGAAAGGAAAGATAATATGACATTAACATGTATTGGTGTGGGACCAGGTGACCCTGAATTATTAACCATAAAAGCTGTACGTTTAATAGAAGAAGCAGACGTAATTGTGGTGCCGGTTAAGAAACAAGCATCCACAGAGAGTACAGCCCTGAAGATAGCACAGCCTTACATAAAGGATATGTCCAAGGTAAAATATCTTTATTTTCCTATGGTCGCCTTTCAGAAGGATGATGAACAGATACAACAGATATTTCGCCATAATGCCCAAATGATTAATGAAGACTTAGGAGCTGGGAAGAAGGTGGTCTATCTTACCTTGGGAGATCCTTCTGTCTATTGTACATTTACATATATTGCTGATTATATCGATCACGTCACTTATGTACCCGGGATTGCTTCTTTTTTACAAGGTGCGGCACATATAGGACAGCCTCTATGTCTTGGTAAAGAGTCTTTAGCCATTATCAATATGACAGATGATGAAAGGACCATTAGGCAGGCTTTCCAATTACATGATAATCTGGTTGTGATGAAAGTAAGCGCCAACCCCAAATTGCTCCATGAACTGATTGTACAAGATAATCGTCCAGCAACATTCTTATCCAACATGGGATTGGAGAATGAGATGGTTACCAGTGATCGAGGATTTTTAGAAGGAAAGGTACCTTATTTCACCGTGGCACAGGTGAAAAGATGAAAATAGCCATGGTACAAGTATACGCCAGTACACAAGATATGACAGCAAACTATAACAAAATCGTAGGTCATGTGAGAGAGGCCTCTGAGCAAGGTGTTACATGTATATGTTTTCCCGAACTTACCCTAACAGGCTATGATTTGAATAAGTCCGATGAGGCCATTGATAAGCAATATGATTACCTAGAAGCGCTAAGAACTTTAGCAGAACAATTGAATATGACCATACTGGTAGGCGGTATTGAAAGAGATGGTACAAAACGCTATATCGCCCAATTTGTTCTACATCATACCATAGAAGGCTATCGAAAAATACATATTGGCAACAAAGAAAAAGCCTATGTAACACCAGGGGAGAAGATACACGTCTTTCAATCCAAAGGTCTGACATTTGGTATCATGGTATGTTACGATACGCATTTTCCTGAACTTGCGTCCATCATGACGAGGATGGGTGCTCAGGTTATTTTTGCACCATCTGCTTCACCCAATGACCCGCGCAAGCGGATTGAGATGTGGAAAAAATACATGGTAGCACGGGCATACGATAATCGTATAACGGTTCTTGCTACCAACTTAATTTTTGGTGAGAAAGGTGGCGGCATGATTGGTTATGATGGCAGGGGAGAATTACGATTATCTCTTGCATCTCTAGAAGATTATCGCATGATCATTGATCTGAAATCCTATGACTTTCATAAGAAAGGTATGAGGGATCGCTTGTTTCATCATGACCGTCAACCACTTATCTATCAAAAAGCAGAAGAAACGTTGGTGAAATCATGGAACGATTCATAGAAAAAGAAGGTAAAAAATTACGCTACGGTTATACCACAGGAAGCTGTGCAACAGCAGCAGCCAAAGCTGCGGCTATGATGCTAATGCATGATATTAAGCCTCAATCTGTCTTGATAGGCACGCCAAAAGGATGGGATCTGAACATTCCCGTTTATCCAGTGGAAGAAGGGGCAGATTATGCCACCTGCTATGTGATTAAAGATGCTGGTGATGATCCGGATGTTACCCATGGTATGCGTATCTATGCAACCGTGAAAAAAACGGATCAAGAAGGTATTCGTATCCAAGGTGGTGTGGGTATAGGTACTGTGACTAAAAAAGGTCTGCGTATATCGGTGGGTCAATCAGCCATTAACCCAACACCCCTCATGACCATCGATAAAGAAGTTCGGCAGGTTCTACCAGCTGGTCAAGGGGTGGATATTACCATCTTTGCCCCAGAGGGTGAAGCCATTGCTAAGAAAACATTTAATGCGAACTTAGGTATTATAGGTGGCATATCCATCATTGGTACATCAGGTATTGTGGAACCCATGTCCGAGGATGCCCTTATGGATACCTTAAAAGTAGAGTTAGGCATTAAAAAGGCCAATCATGGTAACTGGCTTGTCTATGTCTTTGGTAACTTTGGACGGGATTATGCCATGGCTCATAAAATAGAAGAGAAGTATATTCAAAAAATCAGTAACTTTGTAGCATTTATGATGGAAGAAGCGTACAGACAAGGATTTAGAAAGATACTCTTTATAGGCCATGTAGGTAAAATGGTGAAGGTAGCCGCTGGAAGCCAGAACACCCATAGTAAATATGGGGATGGACGTATGGCATCCATAGCAGCCTGTGCGGCAGCTTGTCATGTGAATGAAACAGTCATCCAGAAGATTCATGGCTGTAACACCACAGATGAAGCAGTGGGTCTTCTTAAGGCACATGGAAAAGCAGAGGAAGTTTTTGAACATATGGCAGAAAAATGTCAACAAGTCTGTCAGGGCATGTGTCATAATAAAGTACAAGTCGCATGTATTATCTTCTCAACCATTCATGGCACATTAGGAAGAAGTGCTGACGCAGAGGATATGTTAACTTATTTTACTTGATGCATGTAAGCGTCTTGTAAAAACTGTTAACAGATTAGAAAATATGAATTGAATAGGTGTCATAGCATCTGTATAGATGTTATTATGTCTAGGACGTTCATGACCATACAAAGGAGTAATGCACATGATTAGGGTGATTGGTATTGGACCAGGGAATCCAGATTATATTTTACCAGTAGCCATCAAGTATATTAAGAAGGCGAAGACGGTTATAGGGGCTGATAGACATCTGGAAGCTGTAAAAGACTATTGTCAAGAGACACTAAACTATAGCAAAGGATTTGACTACATTGGGCAATATATTCAGGAACATCTAGATGATGATATAGCTGTGGTGGTGTCGGGTGATGCCTTGTTTTACAGTATGTTGAATTTTGTTAAGCGGACAGTGGATCATACGAAGATAGAGGTCATTCCAGGTATCAGTTCGCTGCAATATATGTATGCCAAATTAAAACGTGGTTATGAGTCAGCAAAATGGATCAGTTATCATGGAAGAGAAGTAGATGTCATACAAGAACTCACAGACCATGATAGTGTTGGTATTCTAACAGACCATCACCATAGCCCAGCATACATCGCTAATGTATTACATGAGCATCAGATAGAGGATCGGGTCATGTATATTGGTGAAAACTTATCTTATGAAGATGAGCGTATTCATAAGATGACAATAAAAGAGGCCATGGCTTACGAAGCCAAGTCCTTAAGTGTGGTGGTGATTGAATATGACGCATAGATGGTCTTATGATGTATCGGGTATTGACGATGAGCAATTTATTCGAGGTAAAGTCCCCATGACCAAGAGTGAAGTACGAGCGGTAACCATGAGTAAATTACGATTAATGAAAGATAGCAGGGTTCTTGATATTGGTGCAGGGACAGGGTCTGTTACCATAGAATGCGCGAGAATAGCCAAAGACGTAACGGCTGTTGAACGTCATGTAGAAGGTGTAGAACTGATTAAAGCTAATGCAGAAGCTTTTGGTGTGGACACAGTAAAAGTCATACAAGGTCTAGCACCAGATGATTTACCGGATACCACCTATGATCGGGTTTTTATTGGTGGCAGTGGTGGTCAGTTACCAGATATATTTCATTACTTAGATACCCATTTGGTATCGGGTGGTATCCTTGTGGCTAACACCATCACCATCGAGAATACAGGGAAGATATTATCTCTGTTAAAAGAAGGAACATATGACCAGATAGACGTCATTCAGATGGGGGTAAGCAGAAGCAAAGCCGTGGGTAATAGCCATATGATGTTAGCGGAAAATCCCATTACCATATTGTCGGCAAGAAAACAATAAAGTTGCATGCATACCAAGGACAATTATTGTTCACTTTTGCTTGCATGTTGACTTTGCAACAAAGCATAAGACAACAAGAATGACTATTTTATAGAGGAGGAAACATATTGCATAAGGTAGTATTTGTGGGAGCAGGACCAGGCGATCCAGAGCTGATTACCATGAAAGGAAAAAAGGCCATCGATGAGGCAGATATCATTATATATGCAGGATCCTTGGTGAATAAAAAAGTATTGGAAGGATGTCAAGAAAGTGCAGAGATTTATAATAGTGCAAGCATGCATCTTGATCAAGTCCTTGACGTCATGATAAAAGGTATAGCAGATAACAAGCAGGTTGTAAGAGTACATACAGGGGACCCATCTATCTATGGCGCCATTAAAGAACAGATGGATGCTCTAGAAGCAAAAAAAATACCTTTTGAAGTCATACCAGGGGTCAGCTCTTTTTGCGGCGCAGCAGCAGCCATTAAGAAAGAATTTACCCTTCCAGATGTGTCCCAAACCGTTATATTGACAAGAATAGAAGGAAGAACACCTGTACCGGATAAGGAATCATTAGCGTCACTAGCCAGCCACCGAGCCAGTATGGCCATATTCTTATCGGTAGGGATGATGGATAAAGTCGTTGGTGAGTTAGGAAAACACTATCCCATGACCACACCCATAGCAGTGATTCAAAGGGCCACTTGGGAAGATGAAAAAATCATTATAGGAACCCTTGACAACATTGCCGAACAAGTAAAAGAAGCAGGAATAACCAAGACAGCTCAAATACTCGTAGGTGATTTTATAGATTGTGATTATACGTTATCCAAGCTGTATGATCAACATTTTACACACGAATACCGAAAGGCTGTGGATGTATGAAATGGGCCATGGTAGCGCTGAATAGACAAACCGTTGCCTATGCTGTTAAGATGCGAGAAAAGTGTGCGGATCTTGCAGACATACATATTTATACATTGCCCAAATATCAAGTAGAGCATGTTGAAGTTATAGAAGGTGGTTTGAAGGC is drawn from Vallitalea pronyensis and contains these coding sequences:
- the cobM gene encoding precorrin-4 C(11)-methyltransferase, which translates into the protein MHKVVFVGAGPGDPELITMKGKKAIDEADIIIYAGSLVNKKVLEGCQESAEIYNSASMHLDQVLDVMIKGIADNKQVVRVHTGDPSIYGAIKEQMDALEAKKIPFEVIPGVSSFCGAAAAIKKEFTLPDVSQTVILTRIEGRTPVPDKESLASLASHRASMAIFLSVGMMDKVVGELGKHYPMTTPIAVIQRATWEDEKIIIGTLDNIAEQVKEAGITKTAQILVGDFIDCDYTLSKLYDQHFTHEYRKAVDV
- the cbiE gene encoding precorrin-6y C5,15-methyltransferase (decarboxylating) subunit CbiE, with amino-acid sequence MIRVIGIGPGNPDYILPVAIKYIKKAKTVIGADRHLEAVKDYCQETLNYSKGFDYIGQYIQEHLDDDIAVVVSGDALFYSMLNFVKRTVDHTKIEVIPGISSLQYMYAKLKRGYESAKWISYHGREVDVIQELTDHDSVGILTDHHHSPAYIANVLHEHQIEDRVMYIGENLSYEDERIHKMTIKEAMAYEAKSLSVVVIEYDA
- the cbiD gene encoding cobalt-precorrin-5B (C(1))-methyltransferase CbiD, which codes for MERFIEKEGKKLRYGYTTGSCATAAAKAAAMMLMHDIKPQSVLIGTPKGWDLNIPVYPVEEGADYATCYVIKDAGDDPDVTHGMRIYATVKKTDQEGIRIQGGVGIGTVTKKGLRISVGQSAINPTPLMTIDKEVRQVLPAGQGVDITIFAPEGEAIAKKTFNANLGIIGGISIIGTSGIVEPMSEDALMDTLKVELGIKKANHGNWLVYVFGNFGRDYAMAHKIEEKYIQKISNFVAFMMEEAYRQGFRKILFIGHVGKMVKVAAGSQNTHSKYGDGRMASIAACAAACHVNETVIQKIHGCNTTDEAVGLLKAHGKAEEVFEHMAEKCQQVCQGMCHNKVQVACIIFSTIHGTLGRSADAEDMLTYFT
- the cbiT gene encoding precorrin-6Y C5,15-methyltransferase (decarboxylating) subunit CbiT; translated protein: MTHRWSYDVSGIDDEQFIRGKVPMTKSEVRAVTMSKLRLMKDSRVLDIGAGTGSVTIECARIAKDVTAVERHVEGVELIKANAEAFGVDTVKVIQGLAPDDLPDTTYDRVFIGGSGGQLPDIFHYLDTHLVSGGILVANTITIENTGKILSLLKEGTYDQIDVIQMGVSRSKAVGNSHMMLAENPITILSARKQ
- a CDS encoding nitrilase-related carbon-nitrogen hydrolase, which produces MKIAMVQVYASTQDMTANYNKIVGHVREASEQGVTCICFPELTLTGYDLNKSDEAIDKQYDYLEALRTLAEQLNMTILVGGIERDGTKRYIAQFVLHHTIEGYRKIHIGNKEKAYVTPGEKIHVFQSKGLTFGIMVCYDTHFPELASIMTRMGAQVIFAPSASPNDPRKRIEMWKKYMVARAYDNRITVLATNLIFGEKGGGMIGYDGRGELRLSLASLEDYRMIIDLKSYDFHKKGMRDRLFHHDRQPLIYQKAEETLVKSWNDS